atatcaccattcactcagtgctTCCAATTTCGGATATTGCAGTTATGCATATTGGTGGAATATTATATTATTAAAGTGATATTTTGAGATCACATTATTGATGTTCCATAGACTCCTCATAAAATTAAGGGAATTCGATCTACAACGTATTTAAATATAGAAAATATATCAAACTTCAGTTTGTTTTATCTTTGGGGTAATTTCGGATGAAATGGTGAAGAAAGCTGAATTCCGCCAATCCATTGTGGCCGAGTGCGGCATCCAGATGTGTGTTTCGTAAAGTTAAAAACATCTTTGTTATTGATAAAGTTGCAACTTAAATGCTTTGGCTTGTTCGTCCTGCCGGCGTTATTGGGAATTTCAAGTTCCCAACAGTTTATTTGCAGTCTTGTCTTAACAGTGTGTAGTCATAAACCTCACAATCTGCTTTGAAACATTTAATGAGGTGGTTAAAGGGCGATCGTGTTAGTTTTAAGTTATAGAACTTGAATATGAATGAATAAATATGAAAGGATATATACGCTATGCAACATAGGAAGGAAGCTGAAACAACACAACCTTTTCTATCTCTCTGTTTACCGCTCGATCTTCGTTTGGCGAATTAATTTGAATAGCTTTCAACCTACAAAATGGAAATGTGGCGTTATGCCCTCTATTTCAGCAGCGTCCTGGCAACAAGGCAATTTTCTATCATCAAGGATAAATGGCATCGAACAGTACATTCTGATATAAAAAAGGAAAAAAGCTTCTGCTAAAGCACCCCATGATTGCTGCTCTTGctgtcactcacacactctctcactcacacacacacacacatatatgcgtgtgtgtgtgtgtgtgtgatcctccAAACGTGAATAGACTCATTGCCATTATGGCTAATCTCATTTTATATTGACATACTGCCTCGCCATCCGTCTCCCTCGGAACCGAATCCCTCGCTTGttaataacaaaaaaaaaatacaattgggGGTCAGGACGTTGCGAATGTCAGTGCTCGGAATGTTTAGAGGTAGTCACGTTTTATTTTCGAAGCTGGCTATTTTAAAAATAAAAGCTAAGATCATTAAACTGACAAAACAGGGTAGGCATCACCATAATTTACTACAATTATAGCGTCTCCAAAGCCACGTCAATTAATCAGGATAAGGACTGATAAGGCTTTGAACATTCTGCACTTTAAAACACCAACAGGAATTACTTGGatgttaaaaaaaagttttaacgtCACAGTAGCTCTTTTCGCGGACCTTTGACTAGACATTTCATAAAATCAATAGAAAAATGACAGTCTGTTTGGATGTCTGTAATTACTTCATATGGATCTCCTTTTTGCGTGCATACTTTATTTTGTTTCCCAGTAATCTATTTACTGACAGTTTCGTTTTAACCTCGTGCTCAAGTATACTGTGATCGATGCTGGCCGATTATAAACTGATTGAATTCGTCTGATATTAACATACCGCGCATTaggaaaaagagagggaagatattATCGAGCCAAATATTGATAAACAACATAAAACACCATCCTTAAAATTCTCTGATTGTATCCTTCCGTGTTTCCCCCGGCTGATTGTAAGTAGCGCAGAGTGAATGGGAAATATCTGCTGACCGAGAGGCTGCTGtagttaattaaaaaaattaaaccaGATAAATATTTAGATCTATTCTGTCTGAGGAGGCAGTATATTTGAATGTCCCTAAATCACGAATTATGCCCTATTAAATCCGTATTTGTATATGACAGGGATTTAAAGCGGTACACACGTGAACCGATTTGCTTAACGGTTTTGTACATAGATTTGTTTAAAGGTTTTTTTTTATAGAGAAACCCGCTttgtctcttcctcctcctccctccacgcacacacagagcgagaaatATATTTCCAATACAAGTCAATACTATTGACTTTTCTAAGACTGCACTATCTGATAAAGTGCACCTTCAAAAATTAATACTTTGGCACAATTAGTCAGCAACCGCAATTCATTATAAAAATGTACCCCAAATATCGTTTTTAAGATGTTTAATGTGCATGTCTTTTGCTATCTcggtggttgggggggggcgggggggggggcgggagggggaggtcaATGTATGTTAGTTACGTCGTTGGATTTCTAGATATTTTCGCAAAGAGTAAAATTCATTATCCGTTGTCACTGAACGAGATCATTTGAAGTGTGTGACCGCTAAATTTCGTTCCAAACCTCAAACATTTAGCAAATAACCCAAATCATCCATTGAAACCCGAGAGGTGCAAAACCCTTATTCAAAATGGTTCATCTAATAGCCGATTTCATGAGAATGCCGCATTCCATGTGCAATATTGAATAAGCCCACAGCCATTAAAATTATTGTTCGCAGTAACTAACCTATTTTGATGTGGAAATGTACTTACTCGAAATGATCCCAGTTGCCATTGACCTTTACTTAATATTATATGGAATGGTTACTTATTTTGGCTCCTCGCCTAAGTGTTTAATCTTTGTTACTTGTTTATTTGTTCTGAACAGCTAAGCATCCGCCATTCGTAATCCCCATGCAATAGGTAGTTCAACTGTTGCAATATATAACTCTCCCAATAAACGATATTTAGAAGACCGCTGGGATCGACTAGATTTACAGTATTTCCTAATTAATAGGACTTTGTAGCCATGCTTTTAAATGTGTCACTTTTACTTTATAGGAGAAACAACTATTTTAATTTCCATTGCATAAATTGTCGTGTTATTTTGTATTAAAGCGTAAACAAGATCtagaaatttaatttttattttaagttTCTTTTTCATTTAGGGAATCAAGATGTGAAGATGTGTTTTCAGTAAATACGTTATAAAACTTATTGTAACAGGAATAAAGACAGTGGTAACAAGGATAACACATATGTCCTTCTGATAATAACAGCAATTAGCACAGTATGAATTAACTTTCATTCATTTATAGACATTTCATTTGTTAACAAAATACAGCAGTACATGTCCTGCAAAACAGAAGAGACTTTCTGCGTCTCCCGATGACAACTCGAATAAATGTGGGATGCAGTGTGTTACATGGTGAGGTTGGTACAGAAACCATATGTAAAATTTAAGTTGCCATTTCCTTGACACTATCGGCGTGGAAACCATCGACGCCGAGAAGTGATCCCAGCGTGCTTACCAAAAAAGAAAGTACGCTGCTCTCTCTGCTAACGCCTAAATATCAACCAAAGTAGCGCGGATCCTGATGATGTCAGTTGAATAGTCAGTACAGAATGTAGAGCATTTTTTTAGATGAGTACTTACCCTGATAACTGGGTTAATGCACTGTCTTCTATAAATGCTAATGCTCTTTAGCAAATTCAGTTATACAATGTAGCTCGGCTATtagcatgttttaaaagctttgtATTGTACAGCGTTGTTTAGCAATTGATGTATTTTTTCTCCACTGTTCATTTAATTACAGCTATCTGTTCTAAcattattttaaaatatttaatcATCAAAATGTTTATACGGCTGTTATAACTAGCGTTTATGTTTTCGTAGCATTCCCCAATATATCCCATTTATATGCACACGGATTATACGCAAGGGGTATATGTTCAGTCCTGATGTCCGGTTTGAAGGGCTTCTCATATACATATTTTGCTGTCTAAATATTGCATCAGCGAAAGGCTGAGAGATTCATTTCAAGTTCCTCGTCATTCTATCTGTGGAATATTTTTAAGAATAACCACAAGTACTCTTTTAAAGCAATCTGCTCACTTTCCCCAAGTCAATCATTTCTTTTCACTTCTGAGGTTTATCTACTGCCTTATTCTGCATGGTTTAGGCGATTCCCAATGAAGGGTTGAAAGATTTTTCCCCTGCAAAATGATCTTTGGATCCATTTAATCTATATCCAGAGTCAAAAGAACGGGAAGGTTTCTGGGCGTTTTAAATTTCAGAAATGGTGTAATGGTTTGTGTAGTATTGGGAGATCGTTACACTCATTATCATTCAATTTGCTTATCGTTTATTCCAGTTGAATTAAAAGTGGCAGCAGGGGGAATAATAATAGAGGGCACACATGCCCGTTATATCTTTAGATTCCATGTTTGCACCAAATTGAATAGGTCTCCAGCCAAATATCGACTAGTCAATTATTTCCATGTTCTCAAAATTATTTACTGAACAATAATAAAAAGCCGCACATATTGAAACTTTGATCATTGTATGTATTTGTTCACAGAGGTGCATTCATGTCGGTATAAACACAATTATTTCCTATCCTATGTCGTAGGACCAGAGGGACAAAACAGTTTCTTTTGTGGCTTGTATATCATAGGAGTAGTTATATCAGCGTTAACAAACAAATTAGATCTTGGCTAAAAGTACTTTATTGTATCAGAAATGTGTTTTGTATCAGAGGTGTATAAACAGATTTGCTTATATACCGGATATATTTTACAGCTTTCTAAACACAGATGTGCACATGAACCTATACACACGCATGCATAGTTCTATACACATACATCCGGCACATACGTGCATACATATATTTCGATACTTATAGAAATAGAAAACAGTGGCGTCTGGATAAATGCTTTGCAGCTTCACATATAATCCTGATTACATTTCTTGATACGATTTAGCTATCGTCATGATTCCAACCGTATGTATGTATGAATGTATTTGGCCATGTGCTTGAGTATGTATTTCAATATTTGGTTTAGTTATAATGCGGAATGTCATCGCCGGGTTGCACCTGCCAGAGAAACAAAGCATAGGTTTTAGAATTCAGCCATATTCTGCTCTGAACTGCTCCAACCCATTCATCGACGCGAATTTATCTCCGCTGTGGGAGAAACATCAGATAACAAACTCCCCTTAGAAAAATGTCCAGCTTTAATAGAAGCTAAAAGGAGCAGAACGCTGCTGGCAATGGAGCGCAGAAGTAATGATTCCAACGCCTCAGTGGCTCTATTGAAATAGGCTCTGCTTTACAATTACTGTACTATCAAAGGTGTGGTCCCATTCATAAGAGCCAGTTACTCATTTAACGCAATACTGTTTAATCACTAAAGGTGCAAAATAGAGTATGTTTTGATTTTCTAACGACGGTTTAAAAATATTAATAATGTAATAATATGATAATGTAATATTATCCAGTCAAAGACGTTCAATACATTGTTTAGTTTAAGACGTTGCAACGTACTGGAATGTGTTGTGCAGTTAACTTTATTACTGTGTTTTGCTGACCTGAATAACGAACGACAATCCATTACTAAGTTTACTCAATGTATCTGCACCCCTGTCACTTTCCACCCGTTTACAAAATAGctacattttttttaagttaagtATCTCCGTTTCCTGGGCTATTCATGAACGATATAGAAAGCCATTGGATAACTTCGATTTGCACATTCGCTTTGTTTTCTTCCTGACCACGCATTGTCTGTATTATTTCAGTCGCTATGGCACTAATCTATGGTCAATGAACATCTGCCTGTGGTCGAATGGACAGAAATCAACGGTTTCTGAAACTTTCTGAAACTGATCGGAAATCGATAAGTAATCTACTGGGTTGAAATGGACCCCTTGACTTATTGCAAAAATAAACTGTCTATATGTCAAATTCTAAACCTGGTTTGTCTGTTCATCGTGTGATGTGGATCAGATTTCCTCATCTCGTGTTAATAGGAAAACGAAGTTAAAAAAGCAGGAGGTAGCAAAATGTATTCAGAGGCAGATGCAGCTCCAAATGCGTAAAAAACACCAAACTACAAAACAGAAACCTTACCCGGCTCCGAATGGGAAGGCGTGCTAAAATCACCCGGTGATGTAATGGTACTAAATGATAGCCCCAGACTGTATTCCGACCATTCAACACATCGAACACATATATTGTTCCACATTTCCAATGTTACATTCATGTTTGAGTCCTTTGACACTATTAATACGTTATTTAAATGGGTTGGGGTCACTTGCCGTTACCAGTGAAGAAATTATTGCCTAGTCCTTCCAACTAAGAGTGGTACTCCAAAGCCAATATTGTTCTGAAGGGGGTTATTTTTCCTTTTAAAGAATATTTAAATCGACCTTACCTCTTCTGTCAGGTGAATGCATGATACTGCTATAGAATCCATCTGATTTATATGTCATCTGAATTTGGTTTTAAACAAATCTACTGTTGCAGATAGAGACTTCAGTGTATTTTCATCCGTGAGCGCATCTTCACAAAATCTTCTCTCTCGGTTGATCGTGAGGGAAAGGGAGAGTACCGTCTATGAGAACAGATTTTAAATGCCGTGTAAACAATAGTTATAAAGTTCTTTTTATAGTGAAATGAGCATTGAGACTAAACGCTGCAGTTAGACAACCACTTTGATAAGAGGATAATTGTTGCGACAGTAGCGTATAATTAGAGGATAATTTATGCTATATCCACTATTTTATTTCAAATGCGGTCATAATCATTACAAGACAATTGTGGGGAAATTCATTGCAGCAATTTTAAAATAATCACGATAAATCTTGTGTATTTCTAAGTAGGGCCATAATTATCTCTACACACATCATCTAAAAATAAATATAACACACTGTTACGTATTTAATTATATTGATAATACAATGAAACCATTCATAATTTAAACCTAATTAATTTAGTAAGGCGCATGCAGATACTTTAAGTCATCACTTTATGTATTTAGTCAAATTTCCCAACCACCAACCACATTCATAATTTGCATATCTTTCAAGCAGCAGAGCACTTTCTGATTCCAATAGAACAGGATGAGTTAACTGGCAGCGCTGGGGTTTCTCGCAGGAAGACGTGTATAATATGTCTTCGCCTCTTTACTCTTATGACGAGTTAACTGTCTTCGTCCTTCCGCTGATACAACTAACATTTTCATCTGCAGTGCAGAATATCGATTAATTCCTTGTAATATTCCGCATGCACACGTTATCTGTGTGTATCAGCTTAATGATATTACACGGATAATGTTTACGTTGTATTTGCCATGTGGCTTTATTAAGAAATAAGCTGTTTAAAAATCCAGTCCTTTGACACCAGAAGTCTAATCTTTCAATCTATTATACGGCTCGATGCTATCGAAACAACCGTACTGTTTGAGGGTTATAATTCCTTTGGATCTTTGCAAAAAAGAGCAATTATTAGCGTTGTTGCACAAGGTTGTTTGGGCTCTGCTTTAAGTTAGCCGGGTTAACCCACTGTTGACAGCATCCAGTGAATCCAGGAGAAGTGGCAGAAGGATGACGAGGCAGAGAGATGACCAATCAGGAGCTGCTGCCCTTTGGAGACAAACCATTCGACTTGTGGCACATTTCAGCATCTGCATCAAGTCTGAAAGCAGAGCCCCAACTTTAGCAGAATCCACTAAAAGACTGCCTCAATTCCATCCCTCCTCTACTCAACTTGGAAGCCTAAAAtaaccttttatttaaaaaaaacaggagTTAACACGCCCGCGCTTTCTCCTCGGAAGATTTACCCTCTTCATGAAAAAGAGAAGTATTTCGCCTTTAAGAGTTTTTTTCCAGTTGAAGTTTGATAATGACCATGACTACGATGGCTGACGGTTTGGAAGCTCCGGACTCTAAATCTGCTTTCATGGAGTTTGGCCAGCAGTCCCAGCAGAGCTCTCCAGCCATGTCTCACGGTCACTACCCGGTGCATTGCCTGCATTCAGGAGGACACTCACACCAGCACGACAGCTCGTACCCGGCCGCCAACACTTACAACAGATCCCTGCCTTATCCCTACGTGAGTCACACTCATCACAGCCCCTACCTGCCATCTTACCACAGTAACAACACTGGCAGCCAGACGCGTTTAGACGAGACAGGTGAGTCTTCGACCGGACCCAGAGTAATCTACATTCGGCCTTTTCGTCTTCCTTCCTGATTAAATCAACAGCGATATTCTCCACTGGTTCAAACAACAGATTACTTAAACCGTGTAAAAAAATGCATGTTAAACATATCAgttttctctttctcctttttagCTAGCCTTGCCTTTCGTTGTTCGACTACAGATTTTGTTTTGCTTCTGACTTTGTCTTTATTCCTTCGCTCTTTCTTTTGTTAGTTTATCATTGGCAATGTTAACTCGCCGAGTCTTATGTATTGTTCCTTCTTTTGTTTGGGATGTTTTAATGGGGATATCTGTCGGCATGCTTGGTAACAATTTGGCAACAATTTTCAACAGAGAAATAATAGTAAACAGAAAGATAGCGATCGTAGTCGTTATGCCAATATATAATCGGAACTTAGATTCCTGGATGCAAAAGAACTTCTTGTCGCCAAATAACAGTCTACCCCTGTTGCCTCTGTCAATTAAGCAGTGCCGTATACATGCATTTGCAAGTGACTGACGTTTCATTAATTAATACACCTTACTGTTAAATTGCTTATTTCAGAGTCCCCAGTTATACTCAGCATGTTTTCATTGTAATTTGCCAGGGGTCTAAAGATAATAGAGCTCTCCAGGTCATTTTCACCGGGGCAGATTGTTTATGGAGTTGTTAATGCTCCTAAACATCCGTTAAGAAACATGTCTCTTTAATATCTCCGAGAAAAGATTCCAGAGGAATGTATATTTAAGTAGATTTAGGAATGTGCTGTGAACTGGGCCGTGCAAAATATCGGCATCGTGTACCATATGCTTGTTTTGCAGAACAACAAAAGACAACAGTGATTGAAAATGGGGAGATCCGTTTTAATGGGAAAGGGAAAAAGATCCGCAAGCCTCGCACTATTTATTCAAGTCTGCAGCTGCAGGCGTTAAATCATCGTTTCCAGCAGACTCAATACCTGGCTTTGCCCGAGAGAGCTGAGCTGGCCGCTTCGCTGGGACTCACACAGACACAGGTATAGTGCCCAGGAAAGAGTGATTTACCAGGTAGCTGTGAAGAACATCGGCTTCTGGCGTTAGCTCTTCTTGTGACCTCTTTGTTTTTCAAGTTACATTTAGTAACTATGAAAGTCAAATTGCACAGAACGCCCACTTTAACGAGCATTGTCCGAGGCTGCAGGTAGTATGTTACAAGCGTGCTGCATGAAATGGCACGGAAAATATGGCACAGAAACGTAACATGTTCACTTCTGATCTCATTATCCAAGTTACAATAAACGTCGGCCTTTCAATTTAAGATAATTATCTTTATATACAGTTTCAGTTTTCATCAAAACCGACGCTCTAGAGAACAAAATGGTAACTGCAGCTTTAAGAGCACCACGTGGGCCCAATCCTGTAACGAATATCAAATTAAATCAAGAGAATGCCTAGTCACACCAATTTgttcttttttaaaaaacttttattaTCATGATACTTTTTGGGGCAGAGTAATTAGATGTACGATAATTTAAACGTCATCCTAAAAAATGATTGGGTTTTGAAGTGCAACtatcagttcatttgatatatatatatatacaaacggTTATTAACTCTACTGTAAAAGCTAAGAGCTATAAGAGATTTATTACCTCAGACGTTGGTGCTTTTAGCGCAGCCCATGCAAAATCACAATAGAATAAGTCTGTTCCGCACAAGTTGGCTATCTGTACACTCCGCCTGCAATTGAATGGCACCTTACGCAACATTCAAATATGAGTTCTTGAGTTTATAAATCTCGAGATATCCAGAATTAGACAATTCTGAAGATGGTCTTGTTACAAAAATAGATATATCTCCTCATATGGGGGTGTCAAATGATAAAACTGAACTTTTAAAAAGAGAACATGGAAGTTACTATACGTTTTGGCACGGGTCTTTATATTTCTCTCCAGATCTGAATTCAATTGTGTTTACTTTGAAACACGAGTTAAATTAAGGAAGCGTCATACATACTTAAAAGTTTTAAGCACGTCCATTGCATATGTTTGGGATCGTGCAATTTAACGTATGATTTTCCACATGCTCAATAATGATCATAAGGTATGTGTTTAGCAAGACATGGTGGTAAGATGTTTGTAATGTGTTCAACCCCTGGATAAGCAGACCTTGGATAACCTTGTTACTAATAGATTATTGAGTcaaagattgtttttttttaatatgcTTCCTTGATTCATTTTCAGCTACTGCCGGTGCTTCTTTCGAATCCCGGCACTGATGTGATGCATAACAATGAGAGGTCTGAAATTGAATAGAGCTGTACGCTTATTAGGGATTTAACTGACTCTTGATTAGTCAGGATAATCTTTCGTCCCTGCCCACAACGGCTATAAGCAATGCTTTATCCTTATCAATTACAAGATTATTCTTCATTGGAAACCAATTAAAATATTCGTATTTCACATAATTGTAATATGTTTCAATAAACAGTTTCCATCTCGTTTTAAGAATGTTTTCTTAAAAATATCTGTGCGCATGGGTTGActaataatttaaaaaatcaaataaaacaacAAATCAGAATTATTTATTAGGTGATAATAGCTTTGCAGTATTATCAAGATACAAATACATTGTCTTTTACTAACTCGACTGATTTGGTTTCAAACTTGCAAAAACAAATTATTTTTGTAGGAGGTCAGTCTTCCTGACATTTCGCGTATTATTGTACAAAACTGTACATGATCTATGTAATAGCTCCCGTTTACAGTGGCTGTCATTTTCATTCTTTCGATATATTTACCAATGCTCATTATTATAAACTTCCTAAGATGTAGCATATTTGAAAACAATGTTGATTTGATAGATGATTAAACCCATTCGATATTTGTGCATAGAGTCTATCAGCCAGGTTCACAACACACCGTTGATTAACCGTATCTGTTTTGAACGGCCTGTCAAATTTACACAGTTTCAACTTCGCCACGACTACTCTTCgctttttggggggtggggagagatgagACAAGAACATCACTTATGATTTACTGCTTTAATTTGGATAGCGAAGAGGGGAAATGAAGAAATCCATCTGATAAATAAAATAAACAAAATATTTGTCTGTAAAGCGATCGTAATTATAAAATAATAAATACTGTATAACTTATAATTGAGAAGCATTAGATATATAATCATTATAAACTTAGCACAATGTTGCAGATATTATAAAATTCTACCATTATTGGACGTTTGTGCGTGGAACTATCAGTTTATTTAACATTTGTTTGAAATCTGTTAACTCTACTGTAAAATACTGCCATAAAGTATTAATTTTTAAAAGTGTTCATTGTAATTTTGCTGCATTGCTATATGTCGGAATCAGGCGACTTTCAAGTTGAAAATAAATAAGCTGGACGTTTCTTCTTAGGCCTCTTAAAAATGCCAGCCCTTGTGTTGAATCTGAACTTCATTTAAACCTCAGATGGTTTGAGCCTTATCATTTTACTAGTCAATCCGAAACAGTGTTCC
This DNA window, taken from Pristiophorus japonicus isolate sPriJap1 chromosome 5, sPriJap1.hap1, whole genome shotgun sequence, encodes the following:
- the dlx6a gene encoding homeobox protein Dlx6a isoform X1, which translates into the protein MTMTTMADGLEAPDSKSAFMEFGQQSQQSSPAMSHGHYPVHCLHSGGHSHQHDSSYPAANTYNRSLPYPYVSHTHHSPYLPSYHSNNTGSQTRLDETGAEQQKTTVIENGEIRFNGKGKKIRKPRTIYSSLQLQALNHRFQQTQYLALPERAELAASLGLTQTQVKIWFQNKRSKFKKLMKLGGNPLENDSVSGSAALSPRSPAIPPVWDISASAKGVNMTPNSYMAGYSPWYSTTHQDTMQRQMM
- the dlx6a gene encoding homeobox protein Dlx6a isoform X3 — protein: MTMTTMADGLEAPDSKSAFMEFGQQSQQSSPAMSHGHYPVHCLHSGGHSHQHDSSYPAANTYNRSLPYPYVSHTHHSPYLPSYHSNNTGSQTRLDETGEDLVPE
- the dlx6a gene encoding homeobox protein Dlx6a isoform X2; protein product: MTMTTMADGLEAPDSKSAFMEFGQQSQQSSPAMSHGHYPVHCLHSGGHSHQHDSSYPAANTYNRSLPYPYVSHTHHSPYLPSYHSNNTGSQTRLDETEQQKTTVIENGEIRFNGKGKKIRKPRTIYSSLQLQALNHRFQQTQYLALPERAELAASLGLTQTQVKIWFQNKRSKFKKLMKLGGNPLENDSVSGSAALSPRSPAIPPVWDISASAKGVNMTPNSYMAGYSPWYSTTHQDTMQRQMM